From Sphingomonas hengshuiensis, one genomic window encodes:
- a CDS encoding alpha/beta hydrolase, with product MDRRTALIAGLAAAGMGGKAMAQTSPPATAAPRRALAVPDPQETIDLWPGTAPGAPATLPTEVTTERSTDPAFNDRFVRGIGRPRMAVFRPARPNGAAVLITPGGGYSWVVVDKEGYELARLLAAQGITAFVLFYRLPHEGWAAGPDTPLSDAQRAMRLIRHRAGGYGVDPGRVCAIGFSAGGHLCADLLTRFAVQVYAPVDAADAQPARPDAAAPIYPVVSMSAPVAHPGSRRNLVGEDASPAREAAHSPDRNVPANAPPCFLLHADDDPAVPVENTLLLRAALRARGIAAETHLFPDGGHGFGLRLAKGKSVEHWPDLLLPWLKRVAILA from the coding sequence ATGGATCGGCGGACCGCGCTGATCGCCGGGCTCGCGGCGGCTGGCATGGGGGGCAAGGCCATGGCGCAGACATCCCCGCCCGCGACGGCGGCGCCGCGCCGTGCGCTCGCGGTGCCCGATCCGCAGGAGACTATCGACCTATGGCCGGGGACCGCGCCGGGCGCCCCCGCGACGCTCCCGACCGAAGTCACGACCGAACGCAGTACCGATCCTGCGTTCAATGACCGCTTCGTCCGCGGCATCGGCCGGCCGCGCATGGCGGTGTTTCGCCCGGCCCGCCCCAATGGCGCGGCGGTGCTGATCACCCCGGGCGGCGGCTATAGCTGGGTGGTGGTCGACAAGGAGGGATATGAACTCGCCCGGCTGCTCGCGGCGCAGGGGATCACTGCGTTCGTGCTTTTCTATCGCCTGCCGCATGAGGGCTGGGCGGCGGGGCCGGACACGCCGCTGTCCGACGCCCAGCGCGCGATGCGGCTGATCCGGCACCGCGCGGGGGGCTATGGCGTCGATCCGGGGCGAGTCTGCGCGATCGGCTTTTCCGCGGGCGGGCATCTCTGCGCCGATCTGCTGACGCGGTTTGCGGTTCAGGTCTATGCTCCGGTGGATGCCGCCGATGCGCAGCCGGCGCGGCCCGATGCGGCGGCGCCGATCTATCCGGTGGTGTCGATGTCTGCTCCCGTCGCGCACCCGGGATCGCGGCGCAATCTGGTCGGCGAGGATGCGAGCCCGGCGCGCGAGGCGGCGCATTCGCCCGACCGCAACGTGCCCGCCAATGCCCCGCCCTGCTTCCTCCTCCACGCGGACGACGATCCGGCAGTCCCGGTCGAGAACACCCTGTTGCTCCGCGCCGCGTTGCGGGCGCGGGGCATCGCCGCCGAGACGCATCTCTTTCCGGACGGCGGCCATGGCTTTGGGCTACGACTGGCCAAGGGCAAAAGCGTCGAGCACTGGCCCGACCTGCTGCTCCCCTGGCTCAAGCGCGTCGCTATCCTGGCATGA